The proteins below come from a single Cylindrospermopsis raciborskii Cr2010 genomic window:
- a CDS encoding M16 family metallopeptidase: MQNRNNIDDCKFSIHRTTLANGIVLLIAENPIADIIAAKIFVRAGSCYENPEKAGLANLLSAVMTKGCDGFSSLEIAEKVESVGANLSVDASTDYFLLSLKTVSADFAEILALSGLLLKSPTFPEKQIELEKRLAIQDVRSQKEQPFNLAFKEIREAMYQNHPYGRSVLGTEASIHGINYKDLVEFHQNHFRPDNIVISIAGRTKAKTAIEMVTEVFGDWTLPNTARHALDLPKISIAPKSCLQPLNTQQSIIMLGYMGSSINSPAYPVLKLLSTYLGNGLSSRLFVELREKRGLAYEISAIYSTRPYPASFIVYMGTAPENTSRAIKELGQEVERLSQIELSPEELQTAKNKILGHYALGKQTNGQIAHIYGWYEILGLGIEFDHEFPQLINQVSPELAMTVANSYLKTPYLSLVGPGEAIDLTTA; this comes from the coding sequence ATGCAAAACAGAAACAATATAGATGATTGTAAATTTTCCATCCATCGTACAACACTAGCAAATGGCATAGTGTTATTGATAGCTGAAAACCCCATAGCGGATATTATAGCAGCCAAAATTTTTGTTCGTGCTGGTAGCTGTTATGAAAATCCAGAAAAAGCAGGGTTGGCAAATTTATTATCAGCAGTGATGACCAAGGGTTGTGATGGTTTTTCCAGTCTAGAAATTGCTGAAAAAGTTGAATCCGTAGGTGCAAATTTAAGCGTGGATGCAAGTACAGATTACTTTTTGCTCTCTTTAAAAACAGTCAGTGCTGATTTTGCAGAAATTTTAGCTCTGTCGGGTTTATTGTTAAAATCGCCCACATTTCCTGAAAAACAAATAGAACTAGAAAAGCGATTAGCAATACAGGATGTTCGTTCTCAGAAAGAACAACCCTTTAACCTAGCTTTTAAAGAGATCCGCGAAGCAATGTACCAAAATCATCCCTATGGTAGGTCAGTGCTGGGTACAGAAGCAAGCATACATGGCATTAATTATAAAGACTTGGTTGAATTTCATCAAAACCATTTTCGTCCAGATAATATAGTTATCAGTATTGCTGGGAGGACAAAAGCCAAAACTGCCATAGAAATGGTCACAGAAGTTTTTGGCGATTGGACACTACCAAACACCGCAAGACATGCACTTGATTTACCCAAAATTTCCATTGCTCCCAAATCTTGTCTTCAACCCTTAAATACACAACAGTCAATAATTATGCTGGGTTATATGGGGAGTTCCATAAATTCTCCCGCATACCCCGTCCTCAAATTGTTATCCACATACCTAGGAAATGGACTTTCTAGCCGTCTATTTGTAGAATTGCGAGAAAAAAGAGGTTTAGCCTACGAAATCTCAGCCATTTATTCTACTAGACCATATCCAGCATCATTTATAGTGTATATGGGTACTGCACCAGAGAATACTAGCAGGGCAATTAAAGAGTTGGGTCAAGAAGTAGAAAGACTTTCTCAGATTGAACTTTCCCCGGAAGAATTACAAACCGCGAAAAATAAAATCTTAGGACACTACGCCCTGGGGAAACAAACCAATGGACAAATTGCCCACATATATGGGTGGTATGAAATTTTGGGATTAGGTATTGAATTCGACCATGAGTTTCCTCAGCTAATCAATCAGGTCAGTCCGGAATTAGCTATGACAGTAGCCAATAGTTATTTAAAAACACCCTACTTATCTTTGGTTGGCCCTGGGGAGGCGATTGACCTAACTACCGCATGA
- a CDS encoding M16 family metallopeptidase, whose protein sequence is MTTHITENKTLFPASIFRLDNGLTFIHQEIAATPVVVADVWVRAGATSESDPLFGMAHFLEHMIFKGTASLGPGEFDYNIERMGGISNAATSHDYTHYYLATANHYLADTLPHLGELLLNAAIFEDEFIRERDVVLEEIRSCADDPDAMGFEALLKTVYENHPYGRPILGTKKELMENSPEAMRCFHRRHYQPENMTVVIVGGIERDTSWEIVNKTFKNFKNQDDFPTSIPTSNQLAPPQIRDVKRQELILPRIEQARLIMAWNLPGMEELAIANGLEILSVILGQGRTSRLVNDLREEKQLVQEIYTNFSVQKDSSLLTITAYLEPEYLDRVENLILEHLHRLQIHGVTEQELKRTQRSLCNDYAFNTETPNQLASLYGYYNTVAKAQLSVAYPEQIQSFNTKKLQKVAQNYLSLQDYAVTIMKPY, encoded by the coding sequence TTGACAACACATATAACCGAAAACAAAACCCTATTCCCAGCTTCGATTTTTCGACTGGATAATGGTTTGACATTTATTCATCAGGAGATAGCAGCTACCCCCGTGGTGGTAGCGGACGTGTGGGTGCGTGCAGGAGCAACTTCGGAATCAGATCCCTTGTTTGGCATGGCACACTTTTTAGAACACATGATTTTTAAGGGCACAGCTAGTTTGGGTCCAGGGGAGTTTGACTATAACATCGAGCGTATGGGTGGGATCAGCAATGCAGCTACTAGCCACGACTATACCCATTACTATCTTGCCACAGCTAACCACTATTTAGCAGATACTCTTCCTCATTTGGGAGAACTGTTACTCAATGCAGCTATTTTTGAAGATGAATTTATACGTGAAAGGGATGTGGTTTTGGAAGAAATTCGTAGTTGTGCGGATGATCCTGATGCTATGGGATTTGAAGCACTATTAAAAACCGTCTATGAGAACCACCCTTACGGAAGACCTATTTTGGGAACAAAAAAGGAATTAATGGAAAACTCACCGGAAGCGATGCGATGTTTTCATCGTCGTCATTACCAACCGGAAAATATGACTGTGGTCATAGTGGGAGGGATAGAAAGAGATACTTCATGGGAAATTGTCAATAAAACATTTAAAAATTTTAAAAACCAGGATGATTTTCCCACATCTATTCCCACATCTAATCAACTAGCACCACCCCAAATTAGGGATGTTAAAAGGCAAGAATTAATATTACCTAGAATAGAGCAAGCGCGTTTAATCATGGCCTGGAATTTGCCCGGAATGGAGGAACTGGCCATAGCAAATGGTTTAGAGATACTATCAGTCATTTTGGGACAGGGAAGAACTTCTCGTTTAGTCAATGATTTAAGGGAAGAGAAACAACTAGTACAGGAGATCTACACTAATTTTTCAGTGCAAAAAGACTCTAGTTTGCTCACAATTACCGCCTACTTAGAACCTGAATATCTGGATAGAGTAGAAAATCTGATTTTGGAACATTTACATAGGTTGCAAATTCATGGTGTCACCGAGCAAGAACTTAAACGAACCCAAAGATCTCTTTGCAATGACTATGCGTTTAACACAGAAACGCCAAATCAGCTAGCATCTCTTTATGGCTACTATAACACAGTTGCCAAAGCCCAATTGTCTGTTGCTTATCCGGAGCAGATTCAGTCCTTCAATACCAAAAAACTGCAAAAAGTGGCTCAAAATTATCTTTCGCTACAAGATTATGCAGTTACTATAATGAAACCGTATTAA
- a CDS encoding SDR family oxidoreductase: protein MTKISKKTILITGASSGIGAACATVFGREHYRLILAARRLENLEYQAHQLYELYKTETHLLQLDVRDRAAVEVAISSLPSPWSEVDVLVNNAGLSRGLDKLYLGDIQDWEEMIDTNIKGLLYLTRYVLPGMVDRGSGHIINIGSIAGHQTYPGGNVYCGSKAAVKAISEGLKLDLLGTPIRVTSIDPGMVETEFSQVRFHGDREKAKKVYEGIKPLTAQDVADVIFFCATRPAHVNINQVILMPVDQASATLVNRQN, encoded by the coding sequence ATGACCAAAATTAGTAAAAAAACCATATTAATTACAGGTGCAAGCAGTGGTATAGGTGCTGCTTGTGCGACAGTATTTGGGCGAGAACATTACAGACTAATTTTAGCTGCAAGAAGACTGGAAAATCTAGAATATCAAGCACACCAGCTATATGAATTATATAAAACAGAAACCCATTTGCTGCAATTAGATGTGAGAGATAGAGCAGCAGTAGAAGTGGCAATTAGTAGCTTACCTTCACCATGGTCGGAAGTGGATGTTTTGGTTAATAATGCTGGGCTGAGTAGGGGATTGGATAAGTTATATTTAGGCGATATTCAAGATTGGGAAGAAATGATTGATACTAATATAAAGGGGTTACTATACTTAACCCGTTATGTCTTACCGGGTATGGTAGACCGGGGTAGTGGTCATATTATAAATATTGGCTCGATCGCTGGTCATCAAACCTATCCTGGAGGGAATGTTTATTGTGGAAGCAAAGCAGCAGTAAAAGCTATTTCTGAGGGTTTAAAATTGGATTTATTAGGAACCCCTATAAGAGTAACCTCCATTGATCCTGGGATGGTGGAAACGGAATTTAGTCAGGTGCGATTTCATGGAGATCGGGAAAAAGCCAAGAAAGTTTATGAAGGAATAAAACCACTAACTGCTCAGGATGTAGCAGATGTAATATTTTTCTGTGCCACTAGACCTGCTCATGTTAATATTAACCAGGTGATATTAATGCCAGTAGATCAGGCCAGTGCAACTCTGGTAAATCGACAAAATTAG
- a CDS encoding malic enzyme-like NAD(P)-binding protein, whose translation MTNLTPNSSFSVTLRLKIPNRVGMLASVTQAIALTGGNIGQIDLIEQNRHNSIRDITVDAASGEHGETIVNSVKELTDIQVINVYDRTFNLHEGGKISIASRIPIKTVSDLAMAYTPGVGRICQAIAQKPEEVYRLTIKQNTVAIVTDGSAVLGLGNLGPEAALPVMEGKAMLFKEFANIDAFPICLDTQDTEEIIRAVKNIAPVFGGVNLEDIAAPRCFEIEQRLQSELDIPIFHDDQNGTAIVTLAALLNALKLVNKSINQIRIVINGAGAAGIAVARLLRKAGAEQIWMCDSQGIISTNRTDLNPEKLEFAVKAQGTLVGATQGADVFIGLSKPGVLTPEMVKSMTKDAIVFAMANPIPEIQPELAPKNVAVMATGRSDYPNQINNVLAFPGVFRGALDCRSKVITSNMCLEAAKAIASLVNTSDLNREYIIPSVFDNRVASAVAAAVKQAARAEGNAQA comes from the coding sequence ATGACAAACCTGACCCCTAATTCCAGTTTCAGTGTGACCCTACGTCTCAAAATTCCCAACCGGGTGGGAATGTTAGCATCTGTTACCCAGGCGATCGCTCTGACTGGTGGTAATATTGGACAAATAGATTTAATTGAACAAAATAGACATAACTCCATACGTGATATTACTGTAGATGCAGCAAGTGGTGAACATGGTGAAACTATTGTTAATTCAGTAAAAGAGCTGACGGATATTCAGGTGATTAATGTCTATGACCGAACTTTTAATTTACATGAAGGTGGAAAAATCAGCATTGCTAGTAGAATTCCCATCAAAACGGTCTCTGACTTGGCTATGGCCTATACTCCAGGAGTAGGAAGAATTTGTCAGGCGATCGCCCAAAAACCGGAGGAAGTTTACCGTTTGACTATTAAACAAAATACTGTTGCTATTGTCACCGATGGTAGTGCGGTTTTGGGGTTGGGTAATCTCGGTCCTGAAGCTGCTTTACCAGTAATGGAGGGTAAGGCAATGTTATTCAAGGAATTTGCCAATATAGATGCTTTCCCTATTTGTTTAGACACTCAAGACACTGAAGAAATTATCAGGGCTGTGAAAAATATTGCCCCCGTATTTGGCGGCGTCAATTTGGAAGACATCGCTGCACCTCGATGTTTTGAAATTGAACAGAGACTGCAATCGGAATTAGACATTCCTATTTTTCATGATGACCAAAATGGTACTGCTATTGTAACTCTGGCTGCTTTATTAAATGCCCTAAAACTAGTTAATAAGTCTATTAATCAAATTCGGATCGTGATTAATGGTGCTGGCGCTGCAGGAATAGCCGTGGCCCGCTTACTGCGCAAAGCTGGTGCAGAACAAATCTGGATGTGTGACTCTCAGGGAATCATATCTACTAATCGTACGGATTTGAACCCAGAAAAACTGGAATTCGCAGTTAAAGCTCAAGGAACCCTAGTTGGCGCTACCCAGGGTGCAGACGTGTTTATTGGTTTGAGTAAACCTGGGGTTTTAACACCGGAAATGGTCAAGTCCATGACCAAAGATGCTATCGTTTTTGCTATGGCTAATCCTATCCCGGAAATTCAACCGGAATTAGCGCCTAAAAACGTTGCGGTCATGGCCACAGGACGCAGTGATTATCCTAATCAAATTAATAATGTTCTAGCCTTTCCCGGAGTATTTCGTGGAGCTTTAGACTGTCGTTCTAAAGTTATTACTAGTAATATGTGCTTAGAAGCTGCTAAGGCGATCGCTTCTTTAGTGAATACCTCAGATTTAAACCGGGAATATATCATTCCCTCTGTGTTTGATAACCGCGTTGCTAGCGCTGTTGCTGCTGCTGTCAAACAAGCTGCACGAGCAGAGGGTAATGCCCAAGCTTAA
- a CDS encoding aspartate aminotransferase, whose product MSLSWITPADRIKKLPPYVFARLDELKAKAREQGLDLIDLGMGNPDGATPQPIIEAAKTALANPANHGYPPFEGTANFRKAITEWYYRRYHVLLDPDSEALPLLGSKEGLAHLAIAYINPGDMVLVPSPSYPVHFRGPIIAGGVIHNIILQEKDDWLIDLGSISDEVAQKAKILYFNYPSNPTGATAPREFFEEIVAFAKKHEILLVHDLCYAELAFDGYQPTSLLEIPGAKDIGVEFHTLSKTYNMAGWRVGFVVGNRHVIQGLRTLKTNLDYGIFSALQTAAETALRLPDSYLHTVQQRYSIRRDFLIAGLSKLGWNINPTKATMYLWVKCPPGMGSTDFALNILQKTGVVVTPGNAFGVGGEGYVRISLIADCDRLGEALERFRQAGICYQSDVVPVCF is encoded by the coding sequence ATGAGTTTAAGTTGGATTACCCCCGCAGATAGGATAAAGAAACTACCACCCTATGTTTTTGCTAGATTGGATGAATTAAAGGCCAAGGCTAGAGAGCAAGGACTGGACTTAATTGATTTAGGAATGGGAAATCCTGATGGTGCAACTCCTCAACCAATTATAGAAGCAGCCAAAACAGCTTTGGCAAATCCTGCTAATCATGGTTATCCACCCTTTGAAGGTACTGCTAATTTTCGTAAGGCAATTACCGAATGGTATTATCGGCGCTATCATGTGCTGTTAGACCCTGACAGCGAAGCATTACCTCTATTAGGTTCTAAAGAAGGTTTGGCACATTTGGCGATCGCCTATATTAATCCGGGTGATATGGTTTTAGTGCCTTCTCCTTCCTACCCCGTGCATTTCCGAGGTCCAATTATTGCTGGGGGAGTAATTCATAATATCATTCTGCAGGAGAAGGATGATTGGTTAATTGATTTAGGGTCTATTTCCGATGAAGTAGCTCAAAAAGCAAAAATCCTCTATTTTAATTACCCTAGCAACCCCACAGGAGCAACTGCACCACGGGAGTTTTTTGAGGAAATAGTGGCTTTTGCTAAAAAGCATGAGATTCTACTGGTCCATGATTTGTGTTATGCTGAATTAGCTTTTGATGGTTATCAACCCACCAGTTTGCTAGAAATCCCCGGTGCCAAAGATATTGGTGTGGAATTTCATACCCTATCTAAAACCTATAATATGGCGGGTTGGCGAGTTGGTTTTGTAGTGGGTAATCGTCATGTTATCCAAGGTTTAAGAACTCTCAAAACCAATTTGGACTATGGGATTTTTTCCGCATTACAAACCGCCGCAGAAACTGCTTTACGCCTACCAGATTCTTACTTACATACAGTACAGCAACGTTATAGCATTAGGCGAGATTTTCTGATTGCTGGTTTAAGCAAGTTGGGTTGGAATATTAATCCTACTAAAGCAACCATGTATTTATGGGTTAAGTGCCCTCCAGGTATGGGTTCTACGGATTTTGCCCTCAACATCTTGCAAAAAACCGGTGTGGTGGTTACTCCTGGTAATGCTTTTGGGGTTGGTGGTGAAGGGTATGTGAGAATTAGTTTGATAGCAGATTGCGATCGCCTAGGTGAAGCTTTGGAGAGATTTAGGCAAGCGGGTATTTGTTATCAGTCGGATGTGGTTCCAGTATGTTTTTAA
- a CDS encoding cobalamin biosynthesis protein, which translates to MCIPQQNIELIFSPGRKQVWVGIGCQKGVSCLLIELGLNKVCQKYRIDPQTIDRIATIETKASEPGLVEFCLKNNFRLQTFSSTTLSSISVPNPSQIITKIMGTPSIAEAAALLCAAQNNSRAQLLVPKEIFRLPNQGSMTIAVATRA; encoded by the coding sequence ATGTGCATCCCCCAACAGAACATAGAATTAATATTCAGTCCAGGTAGAAAGCAGGTCTGGGTAGGTATTGGTTGTCAAAAGGGGGTTTCCTGTCTCTTGATTGAGCTAGGACTCAACAAAGTGTGCCAAAAATACAGAATAGATCCCCAGACTATAGATCGGATAGCCACTATTGAAACTAAAGCGTCAGAGCCAGGACTAGTCGAATTTTGCTTAAAAAACAATTTCAGATTACAAACCTTTAGCTCAACCACCCTATCAAGTATCAGTGTTCCCAATCCCAGTCAAATAATTACCAAAATTATGGGAACACCAAGCATAGCAGAAGCAGCAGCTCTTCTTTGTGCTGCTCAAAACAATTCCAGAGCCCAGTTGTTAGTTCCCAAAGAAATTTTCCGTCTACCGAACCAAGGATCTATGACTATAGCTGTTGCTACAAGAGCTTGA
- a CDS encoding creatininase family protein, with protein MLLHLSTWLEVEKYLQISSGIIIPIGSTEQHGPTGLIGTDAVCAEFISHGVGEATQAMVGPTINVGMALHHSAFPGTISLRPSTLILVLRDYISSLAKAGFTKFYFINGHGGNIATLKTAFSETYAYLEDIQVKNFQKVQCQLGNWFTCTSVYKLAQELYGDKEGSHATPSEVALTQYIYPQAIKQSFLAPDVASGHRIYGPNDFRLRYPDGRMGSHPDLATPEHGKQFYDLAVEELSTAYSKFLNQD; from the coding sequence ATGCTATTACATCTAAGCACATGGTTAGAAGTTGAAAAATATCTACAAATTTCCTCGGGGATTATTATTCCCATTGGATCTACAGAGCAACATGGACCAACGGGTTTAATTGGCACCGACGCAGTATGCGCCGAGTTCATATCCCATGGCGTGGGGGAAGCAACACAAGCTATGGTGGGACCTACCATTAATGTTGGTATGGCATTACATCATAGTGCTTTTCCCGGTACTATCAGTTTACGACCTAGCACCCTAATTTTAGTGTTGAGAGATTATATAAGTAGTTTAGCAAAAGCGGGTTTTACCAAGTTTTATTTTATTAATGGACATGGCGGTAATATTGCCACTTTAAAAACAGCTTTTTCCGAAACCTATGCCTATTTGGAAGATATACAAGTAAAAAACTTCCAAAAAGTGCAGTGTCAACTTGGTAATTGGTTTACATGTACTTCTGTGTACAAACTGGCCCAGGAGTTGTATGGAGATAAGGAGGGTTCCCATGCTACTCCCAGTGAGGTAGCACTAACCCAATATATTTATCCCCAAGCAATTAAACAGTCTTTTCTTGCACCAGATGTTGCAAGTGGTCACAGAATTTACGGACCTAACGATTTTCGTTTACGTTATCCTGATGGTCGCATGGGTTCCCATCCTGACTTAGCTACTCCTGAACATGGCAAGCAGTTTTATGATTTGGCTGTGGAAGAGTTAAGTACAGCATATTCCAAGTTCCTTAATCAAGATTGA
- a CDS encoding peptidoglycan-binding domain-containing protein codes for MLSIAYTPIAQVTGVGSINRPMLKIGSQGESVSELQATLALLGFYSGPVDGVYRDSTAKAVSQFKQVVGLAPDGIVDTITWQKLFPSVPNIGITTPRNNPENRQPTTRSGREGNSNNNIIRKNTQPQQVVTQPPARPIMVFKPTPVSQRNPKIQYTQSGWAILRLGNTGAEVTKLQRLLRALGFFPSPIDGKFSVTLERAVKAAQLRYGLTADGVVGGQTWDVFIQRLPRLP; via the coding sequence ATGCTATCCATAGCATACACGCCAATTGCCCAGGTAACTGGAGTTGGTAGTATCAACCGTCCCATGCTAAAAATTGGTAGTCAAGGCGAATCGGTATCAGAATTGCAAGCAACACTGGCACTTTTGGGTTTCTATTCAGGACCCGTGGATGGGGTTTATCGAGACTCCACAGCCAAAGCAGTTTCTCAGTTCAAGCAAGTAGTTGGTCTTGCTCCTGATGGTATTGTAGATACCATAACCTGGCAGAAACTTTTTCCTAGTGTACCAAATATTGGCATCACTACCCCCCGTAATAACCCTGAGAATAGACAACCTACCACAAGAAGTGGTAGAGAAGGTAACAGTAACAACAACATAATAAGGAAAAATACTCAGCCTCAACAAGTTGTTACTCAGCCACCTGCTCGACCAATCATGGTTTTTAAACCTACTCCTGTTAGTCAGCGAAATCCTAAAATTCAGTATACCCAATCTGGGTGGGCCATTTTGCGTTTGGGTAATACTGGTGCAGAAGTGACAAAATTACAAAGATTGCTCAGAGCTTTAGGATTTTTTCCTTCCCCCATAGATGGTAAGTTTAGTGTCACTCTGGAGAGAGCAGTTAAAGCAGCTCAACTCCGTTATGGTTTGACTGCAGATGGTGTAGTAGGTGGACAGACTTGGGACGTTTTTATCCAACGATTACCTAGACTACCTTGA
- a CDS encoding Mo-dependent nitrogenase C-terminal domain-containing protein has protein sequence MTTTDTQPIIFATLVDHKVNGKQSRHKFDLLKPIRQWLDDIEIKNSQVARLIAKLIPAQCPFERDIKLFNRKIGHIPPLCKLNPLYDQFVGLRFRALCYLADECGEDIRFYC, from the coding sequence ATGACCACGACAGATACTCAACCTATCATTTTTGCCACCCTGGTTGACCATAAAGTAAATGGTAAACAATCAAGACATAAGTTTGATTTACTTAAGCCCATACGTCAATGGCTAGATGATATAGAAATAAAAAACTCTCAAGTTGCACGTTTGATAGCTAAATTGATTCCTGCTCAATGTCCTTTTGAGCGAGACATTAAATTGTTTAATCGCAAAATCGGCCACATTCCACCTCTGTGCAAACTCAATCCGCTGTATGATCAGTTTGTGGGGTTGCGGTTTCGTGCTTTGTGTTATTTGGCTGATGAATGCGGGGAAGACATTAGGTTTTACTGCTAA
- a CDS encoding DUF29 domain-containing protein: MVQIINLASLYEQDYPAWLDLTLAQLKQQDFSAIDWGNLIEEIDALGREQRYKVESYLLRLLIHLLLYEHWQTERPWSGKGWEKEIDNFRLELDALLESRVLHNHFLAILPKDYDKARKLAIKKSGLSPTIFPEICPYTLEQMLDFGWLPSQKLKPDSEG; this comes from the coding sequence ATGGTTCAAATAATAAACCTCGCCTCGCTTTACGAACAGGACTATCCTGCTTGGTTAGACTTAACCCTAGCACAACTCAAGCAGCAAGATTTCAGTGCCATTGACTGGGGGAATTTAATTGAGGAAATAGACGCATTGGGAAGAGAGCAACGTTATAAAGTGGAAAGTTATTTGTTGCGACTCCTCATCCATTTACTACTGTACGAGCATTGGCAAACCGAACGCCCTTGGTCAGGTAAAGGTTGGGAAAAAGAAATTGATAACTTCCGGTTGGAACTTGATGCTCTGCTGGAGTCCCGGGTTCTTCATAACCACTTCTTGGCAATCCTACCAAAAGACTACGACAAAGCTCGGAAACTGGCAATCAAAAAATCCGGGTTATCACCGACAATATTTCCAGAGATCTGTCCCTATACTCTGGAGCAAATGCTTGATTTCGGTTGGTTACCTTCACAAAAGTTGAAACCCGACTCAGAAGGATAA
- a CDS encoding phage holin family protein: MKHLLLTWIGTALALLVTSKFVPGFTITSPVAALSAAVIIALVNAIVRPILNILAFPVNFLTFGLFSFVINALCLLLASKIAATSGFRIDGFLPAFLGSIVLSIASTLINYFMRLIV; the protein is encoded by the coding sequence ATGAAACACCTTTTACTAACTTGGATCGGTACTGCCTTGGCACTGTTAGTCACATCTAAATTTGTTCCTGGCTTTACGATTACTAGTCCGGTAGCTGCGCTTAGTGCGGCGGTCATTATCGCGCTTGTCAATGCTATTGTTCGTCCAATTTTGAATATTTTAGCATTCCCAGTTAACTTTCTCACTTTTGGACTATTCAGTTTTGTTATTAATGCTTTATGTCTTTTGTTAGCTAGTAAGATAGCTGCTACTTCTGGTTTTCGGATTGATGGTTTTTTACCTGCTTTTTTAGGGTCTATTGTTTTGTCAATTGCTTCCACATTAATTAACTACTTTATGCGATTAATCGTTTAG
- a CDS encoding type II toxin-antitoxin system PemK/MazF family toxin yields MTSLSINPDLPKRGEIWLVNFDPTVGAEIKKVRPAVVISSDSVGKLPIKLIAPITDWKTYFSSNFWHVKIEPNSINRLNKDSAIDTLQLRGVDLQRFIRKLGSVSEITMLEIVASIATVIEFEV; encoded by the coding sequence GTGACATCATTGAGTATTAACCCTGATCTGCCAAAACGTGGAGAAATTTGGTTAGTCAACTTCGATCCTACTGTTGGTGCAGAAATCAAAAAAGTGCGTCCTGCTGTCGTCATCAGTTCCGATTCAGTAGGAAAGCTTCCTATCAAGCTTATTGCTCCTATTACAGACTGGAAAACATATTTTTCATCAAATTTCTGGCATGTTAAAATTGAACCTAACAGTATCAATAGATTGAATAAAGATTCTGCAATTGATACTCTCCAGCTAAGGGGGGTGGATTTACAACGGTTTATTCGTAAATTAGGGAGCGTTTCTGAAATTACAATGCTGGAAATTGTAGCCTCCATTGCTACTGTAATCGAATTTGAGGTCTAA